The sequence TATATCATTTAACTAATTGTCAGTCAGTATGTTCGGCTTAGAAACCGGCGTTTTTATTCTGCTTGCTTTCTGTTTTTTAGCAGCCCTCGCATTTGAATTCATTAACGGCTTTCACGACACCGCCAACGCCGTTGCCACCGTCATCTATACCAATTCGCTCCAACCCACGCAGGCCGTTGTGTGGTCGGGCATCGTCAACTTTATCGGTGTAATTACCGGGGGCGTCGGGGTTGGTATGAGCATCGTCAACCTGCTTCCGGTCGAGTTGCTCATCGATCAGAATGTGTATCACAGCATCGCCATGGTGCTGGCGCTGCTCTTCTCAGCCATCATCTGGAACTTCGGCACCTGGTATTTTGGCCTGCCCGCTTCCAGCTCTCACACACTCATCGGCGCCATTCTGGGCGTAGGGTTGGGCTATGCGCTCCTGCCTGAGAACACCACGGGTGTAGCCGCCGTCAACTGGGACAAAGCCAAAGAGATTTTCATGGCGCTGTTTCTGTCGCCGCTGGTTGGCTTCAGTATGGCGGTGGTGCTCATGTTTATGCTGCGCCGCGCCCTCAACAAGCAGGTGCGGAAGCAGATTTTCGACGAACCGGTGCCGGGCGAACAGCCACCGATGTGGATTCGGGGCCTGCTCATTACCACCTGCACGTTGGTTAGCTTCTTCCACGGGCGCAACGACGGCCAGAAAGGCATCGGGCTGGTGATGCTCATCCTGATTGGGGTGCTGCCCGCCTTCTTCGCCATCAACAACAAAATCGACATTGCCGAACTGAAGCCCGATCTGGTCAAGGTACAGCAGATTGTCGCCCGGATTGACACGACCCAGCTCTCGGATAGTGATTTGGAGCGTTTCCAGAAGATCAACACGAGCATCGCCAACCTCACGCCGGTAGTCGAGGCCAACCAGTTCGAGCAAAAAGACGCCCTCCTGATCCGCAAAGCCCTGCTGACCATCAGCAGCAACAGCAAAAAGCTGATCGCCAGCGAAGACGTGAAGCTCAGCGAGGCCGACAAAGAAGCCTTGCAGGCTACGGCGGTTAAGGAAGAAAAAGGCATTCGCCGCTTCACCGACCACGCACCCTTCTGGGTCATTCTGGCCATCTCGCTCTCGCTGGGCTTTGGCACAATGGTGGGCTGGAAACGCATCGTGGTTACGGTGGGGGAGAAGATTGGTAAGTCACACCTTACTTATGCGCAAGGTGCCTCCGCCGAACTCGTGGCGGCAACCACCATCGGTCTGGCGTCGTGGTTTACGTTGCCGGTGAGTACCACGCACGCACTGTCGTCGGGGATTGCCGGGTCAATGGTGGCCAGCAAAGGCATCAAAAATCTACAGGCCAAAACGATCCAGAGCATTCTGCTCGCCTGGGTGCTCACGCTCCCGATGGCCATCCTGATCTCGGCTACGTTGTTCATGCTGTTCCGCTGGCTGCTGGGTTAATCGCCGAACGTACCTGACCCACTGACCGGGCAAGCGGGCGGGGGGCGAGCAGGGACCTCTTTATCTGATTCACTATGATTTTGTCCGGGAAACGTACCTGTTCATACCTGCTTACTGGCTGGTTCTGGCTGCTGACAGCCGGGTACGTAGCGGCCCAACAACGTGGGGGACTCACCGAAAGTCAGATCGACACCACCCAACGGCTGATCGGCCTGCTGCGGCGTTATGAATTCCTGAATATTTCGGGCTATATCCAGCCGCAGTTCCAACTCGGCCAGACTGAGGGGCAGCGCAGCTTCAATGGCGGCGACTTCCCGGCGGGGGTCGATGACCGATTCAGCGTACGGCGGGGGCGGCTCCGACTCGATTACGCCCGCTACACGCCCGAGGGTCAGCCCAAAGTGCTGTTCGTCTTTCAGTTTGACGGCACCGAGCGGGGCATGCAAACCCGCGATTTCTGGGGCCGTCTGTACGACAACCGGTTTAACCTCTTTCATCTGACAGCCGGTCTGTTTGCCCGCCCGTTTGGCTTTGAGGTCAACTACGGCTCGGGTGACCGCGAATCGCCGGAGCGGGGGCGTATGTCGCAACTGCTGATGCGTACCGAACGCGACCTGGGCGCGATGATCAGCTTCGAGCCGCGCGTACCGGGGCATCCACTTCGGCAGTTCAAGCTGGACGTTGGCCTGTTCAACGGTCCCGGTCTGGCCAGCGTATCAGATTATGATACCCGCAAAGACGTCATCACGCGGCTGGCGCTCAAACCCCTGCGTCTCAACAAGTCGGGCACAACACTGGCGGGTAGTGTGTCGGGGTATTTCGGGGGCATTGCCCGGTACACCAACAACTCATACCGGATGGCTAATGTGGAGTCGACAGCCCCTCTTTTCGTGCGTGACACCTCGGCGGTAATCGGGCGGCAGTTTTTGCCGCGTCAGTACTACGGAGCCGATCTGCAACTGCGCATTCCTAACCGGAAGGGGTTTACCGAGTTCAGGG comes from Fibrella aestuarina BUZ 2 and encodes:
- a CDS encoding inorganic phosphate transporter — protein: MFGLETGVFILLAFCFLAALAFEFINGFHDTANAVATVIYTNSLQPTQAVVWSGIVNFIGVITGGVGVGMSIVNLLPVELLIDQNVYHSIAMVLALLFSAIIWNFGTWYFGLPASSSHTLIGAILGVGLGYALLPENTTGVAAVNWDKAKEIFMALFLSPLVGFSMAVVLMFMLRRALNKQVRKQIFDEPVPGEQPPMWIRGLLITTCTLVSFFHGRNDGQKGIGLVMLILIGVLPAFFAINNKIDIAELKPDLVKVQQIVARIDTTQLSDSDLERFQKINTSIANLTPVVEANQFEQKDALLIRKALLTISSNSKKLIASEDVKLSEADKEALQATAVKEEKGIRRFTDHAPFWVILAISLSLGFGTMVGWKRIVVTVGEKIGKSHLTYAQGASAELVAATTIGLASWFTLPVSTTHALSSGIAGSMVASKGIKNLQAKTIQSILLAWVLTLPMAILISATLFMLFRWLLG